The Desulfonatronum sp. SC1 DNA window GGAGATCAGGCGCAGGGCGTCGACAAACCGGTCCGTGGCCTTCAGGCCGATGGGCAGATCCAGAATCCTGCACGGAACCTTGTGGGTGGAATCCAGGTACTTGGCTCCGTCCGCCGAGGCCCATTCGCCCAGGGCCAAGGTGCCGACGGAATCCCCGGTGGAGCGCAATTCCTCGACGGTCGTGCCGCCGTCCGGGAACATCTTGTATTCGCCTGTCAGGGGGCCGTTGAGCACGCCGGAGGTGTCCGGGAAGAGGATCGTTTTCACGCCCATGGCCGCGGCCAGACGCTTGATCTCCTCCATGTCCGAGGGCTCCACGAACCCTGGGATGATGTTTACCTTGCCGTTTTTCTTGCCGGTTTTTGCGGCAAAGCCCTTCAGGGTGCCCATGACCATGTTCGAAAAACCGGTCACATGGGAGCCCACGTAGCTGGGCGTGGAGGCGCTGACCACGAACTTGCCGTCGGGAATCTTGCCTTCCTGACGGGCCTTTTCCGTAATCTGGGGCACGTCGTCGCCGATGGTTTCGGACAGGCAGGTAGTGTGTACGGCGATCACGTCCGGCTCGTACACGGTAAAGATGTTGTTGATGGCCTGAAGCAGGTTGGCCTGGCCGCCGAACACGGAAGCGCCTTCGGTGAACGAGCTGGTGGCCGCGGAGACCGGCTCCTTGTAGTGCCGGGTCAGAGCGCTACGGTGGTAGGCGCAACAGCCCTGCGAACCGTGACTGTGGGGCAGACAGCCGTGAATCCCCAGGGCCGCGTACATGGCCCCCACCGGCTGACAGGTCTTGGCCGGATTGATGGACAGCGCGGAGCGGTCCTTGATTTCAGTGGGTGTATGTCGAAGCAGCGTCATGTTCCGTTCCTCTCTTAATGCGATGCCTTAAAAACAATCGCGTCATTGGTTTGCTCATCGCGCCTCGGGACTATTCCCAGACATAGGTCGCGGACAATTCCGGTTTTTCCTGCCAGGGGGCCTTGAGATAGGACCAGACCTTGCTGTTCACCATCCGATCGATGTCCTGGTAGAAATTGACGGCCCCCTTGAACCCGGCGTAGGGGCCGCCGATGTCATAGTTGTGCAACTGCTTCAGGGGGATGCCCAGCTTCTGGACCGAGTACTTTTCCTTGATTCCGGCGCAAAAGATGTCCGGCTTCATGATTTCTATCAGCTTCTCGGCCTCGTACTGGTTCAGATCGTCGATCACCAGGGACTTGGTCGGCATATCCGGGATCATTCCCTCGTATTCCTTGAACTTGAAACCGGACTCTTCCAACTTCTTGATTTCTTCCGGTGTTTTACGCGGATTATAGCTCTCAGCGCAGGGCTCCACTTCCAGTTCCTCAATGTTCCGGCTGTCCGCGTCGATCTTGATCTCCGGGATCACGTGGCGTCCTTCGTAATCGTCGCGGTGGGCGAACTCGTATCCCGCGGAAATGGTCCGCATCCCCAGTTCCTTGAACAGCTCCTGATAATGGTGGGCACGGGAGCCGCCCACGAAGAGCATGGCCGTCTTGCCCTCCGTCCTGGGGCGGACCATGTCCACGGCCAGCTTGACCGTCGGCATTTCCTCGGCGATCACCGCTTCCACCCGCTCGGTCAGCTTGGGCGAGTCGAAGTACTGGGCGATCTTGCGCAGGGACTTGGCCGTGGCCTCCGCGCCGATGAAGTTCACCTTGATCCACGGAATCCCGTACTTGGTCTCCATCATCTCGGCCACGTAGTTGATGGAGCGGTGGCACATGACCGTGTTCAGATCAGCGGCGTGGGACGTGGCAAACTGGTCGTAGGTGGAATTGCCGCTGAAGGTGGAGATTACGGTGATTCCGCACTTGTCCAGAATCCGGTCGATCTCGAAGCCGTCCCCGCCGATGTTGTATTCCCCCAGCAGGTTGATCTTGAATTCCCCAACCTTGATCTCGTCCTTGGTGCCGACCACGTGCTTGAAAATCTGGTTGTTGGCGATGTGGTGGCCCGCGGACTGGCTGACGCCCTTGTACCCTTCGCAGCTGAAACCGAAGACGTTGATGCCCAGCGCTTCCTTCATCTCCCTGGCCACGGCATGCACGTCGTCGCCGATCAGGCCCACCGGGCAGGTGGAGAAGATGGCGATGGCCTTGGGATGGAACAGCTCGTAGGCTTCCTTGATCGCCTGTTTGAGCTTCTTTTCCCCGCCGAAAACGATGTCGTTTTCGTTCATGTCCGTGGAAAAAGCGTAGGTCATGAAATTTTCATCGGCGTCCGTCTCAGTGTAGGTCTGGTTGCGCCGGGTCAACCAGGAGTAGAACCCGCAGCCGATGGGT harbors:
- the nifD gene encoding nitrogenase molybdenum-iron protein alpha chain, coding for MTAITKKKKFVQIDPTDLVQDLLKKYPTKVARKRAKQIMVKEAEGAATPEMGANVRTIPGIITMRGCTYAGCKGVILGPTRDIVNITHGPIGCGFYSWLTRRNQTYTETDADENFMTYAFSTDMNENDIVFGGEKKLKQAIKEAYELFHPKAIAIFSTCPVGLIGDDVHAVAREMKEALGINVFGFSCEGYKGVSQSAGHHIANNQIFKHVVGTKDEIKVGEFKINLLGEYNIGGDGFEIDRILDKCGITVISTFSGNSTYDQFATSHAADLNTVMCHRSINYVAEMMETKYGIPWIKVNFIGAEATAKSLRKIAQYFDSPKLTERVEAVIAEEMPTVKLAVDMVRPRTEGKTAMLFVGGSRAHHYQELFKELGMRTISAGYEFAHRDDYEGRHVIPEIKIDADSRNIEELEVEPCAESYNPRKTPEEIKKLEESGFKFKEYEGMIPDMPTKSLVIDDLNQYEAEKLIEIMKPDIFCAGIKEKYSVQKLGIPLKQLHNYDIGGPYAGFKGAVNFYQDIDRMVNSKVWSYLKAPWQEKPELSATYVWE
- the nifK gene encoding nitrogenase molybdenum-iron protein subunit beta produces the protein MTLLRHTPTEIKDRSALSINPAKTCQPVGAMYAALGIHGCLPHSHGSQGCCAYHRSALTRHYKEPVSAATSSFTEGASVFGGQANLLQAINNIFTVYEPDVIAVHTTCLSETIGDDVPQITEKARQEGKIPDGKFVVSASTPSYVGSHVTGFSNMVMGTLKGFAAKTGKKNGKVNIIPGFVEPSDMEEIKRLAAAMGVKTILFPDTSGVLNGPLTGEYKMFPDGGTTVEELRSTGDSVGTLALGEWASADGAKYLDSTHKVPCRILDLPIGLKATDRFVDALRLISGCHVTDLVAHERGQLVDLISDMHQYFYHKKVALVGDPDQVIALTEFLTSIDMCPVHIVTGTPGKKFEARIKEITADSPFPVNVKAHGDMFLLHQWIKNDPVDLLIGNTYCKYMARDEDIPLIRHGFPILDRVGHQYFPTVGYKGGLRLLEKILDALLTRIDRDATEDQFELAM